In Pikeienuella piscinae, the sequence AGCGCGAATGCCCGATGTCGGTCGACATGGCGAAGATGAAGATCGAGGTGCTGGCGGCGCGCGCCGAAGCGCATGGCGTCCCGCTCCGTGAGCGGCTCATCGCGCATCTGCCGCGCTACGCGCCCTGGGCAGCGCGCCTCCGTTGGCTGGCGAACGCGCGCGACCAGATTCCGGGGCTGGCGGCGCTTTCGGAGCGGGCGGTCGGGTTCAGCGCGAAGCGAAAGCTGCCGTCATGGCGAAAACCGTTCAGAGAGGGCGCGGCGGGTGGCGACGTCCTTGTTTTCGCGGACACGTTCAACCGGTATTTCGAGCCCGACAACCTTCGCGCCGCGACGCGGGTTCTCCGCGCCGCCGGCTATGCTGTCGGCGTGGCGTCGGCGGGCGCCGGCCGGCCGCTCTGTTGCGGCAGAAGCTACCTCTCCGCCGGCCTTGTCGATGCGGCGAAGGCGGAGATGCGCCGCTCCGTCGGCGTATTCGCCGAAGCCTTGAGCGCCGGAAAGAGCATCGTCGGGCTGGAGCCGTCCTGCATTCTCACCTTTCGCGACGAGGCGCCGATGCTGCTCGGGAGAGATTGGACGGAGGAGATGGGACGGAATATCATGACCTTCGAGGAGTTTGTCGCCCGCGAGCGCCGGACGGGGAAGTTCGACGCGAATTTCAACGCCATCGCCCGGCGGGCGCTGGTGCACGGGCATTGCCACCAGAAGGCGCATGCTGTCGTCGATCCGATCCGGGAAGCGCTGTCGCTCGTTCCGAATCTCGCTGTCGAAATGATCGAGTCTTCCTGTTGCGGCATGGCGGGCGCCTTCGGCTACCAGGCGGAATCGCAGGAGGTCTCGCGCGCCATGGCCGAGCTTTCACTCGCGCCCACGGTTCGCGCCGCGCCGGAAGACTCGCTCATCGTCGCGGACGGCACCTCCTGCCGCGCGCAGATAGCCGATTTCGGCGGGCGCGAGGCGCTTCATGTGGCGCGCATACTCGAAATGTCGCTCGATGCGGAGGCGGCGGTATGACGCTCGCTCAGCCCCTCCCGCGAGTCTCTCTGCACGACCAGATCGTCGAACACCTGCGTGAAGCGATCGTCGCCGGCGAGCTTCAGCCCGGCGAGAAACTCAACGAGAAGGCGCTCTGCGCACGTTTCGCCGTCTCCCGCACGCCCTTGAGGGAGGCGATCAAAGTGCTTTCGAACGAGGGGCTTGTCCGGCTGACCCCGCATTACGGCGCCAGCGTAGCGCCCCTCACGCTGGCCGATCTGGACGAGGTCTTTCCGATCATGGGCGCGCTCGAAGCGCTTGCAGGCGAACTCGCCTGCGCCCGGATCGAGGACGAAGAGATCGACGCCATCGCCCGGCTGCATCAGGAGATGCTCGGTCACTACGAGAAACGCGACCTCCGGCCGTATTTCGAGTGCAACCAGAAAATTCACGACGCAATCCTCGTCGCGGCGCGCAATCCGACGCTCGCCGCGACCTTGCGCGGCCTCGCCGGCCGCGTGCGCCGCGCGCGTTACTTCGCCAACATGTCCGAGGAGCGCTGGGCCGAAGCGGTCGAGGAGCACGGTCGAATTCTCGAAACGCTGAGGGCGCGCGACGCCGGCGTGCTCGGCCCGCTGCTTCGCGCGCATCTTGGCGCCAAGCTGGAAACCGTCCGCGTCGCGCTCAGACGGTCGGAGCAACGCGCCTCGTCAAAACAGGCGGGCGCGCCGGTTTCAGGCGCGGCGGGTTCGTAACCGTTCGAACCGCTGCGTCAATGATCCGCGTTCACCTCAGTCGGAAGGGACGGGCCGGCGTCTGAATGCGACCGCGGGCGCTTGCGGGCGAAGCGGCGCATTACGAATACGAAAAAGGCTGGAACGAAGATCAGCGCGAAAAGCGTCGCCGAGATCATGCCGCCCAGCACCGCGACGCCGATCGCGTTCTGACTGGCCGAGCTTGCCCCCGTCGCCAGCGCCAGCGGCGTGACGCCCAGCGAGAAAGCGAGCGAGGTCATCAGGATCGGCCGGAAGCGCAACTTCGCCGCGCCGAGCGCCGCCTCCATCAGCGATTCGCCCTGGGCGTATTCATCCTTGGCGAACTCGATAATCAGAATCGCGTTCTTCGCGGAAAGCCCGATGATCGCGATCAGCCCGACCTTGAAATAGACGTCGTTCGCCATGTCCTGCGATATCACTGCGAGCACCGCGCCGATTGCGCCGAGCGGGACCACCAGCATCACCGAGAGTGGAATCGCCCAACTTTCGTAGAGCGCCGCGAGGAGCAGGAATATGAAAACGACGCTGAGACCGATCAGATAGGGCGCCTGGGTGCCCGACTGGATCTCCTGCAGCGATTGGCCGGTCCACTCATAGCCGAAGCCGGGCGGCAGCGCCTCCATCAGCCGCTCCATCTCGGCGATCGCGTCGCCGGAGGCGTAACCGGGCGCGGCGGCGCCGGAAATCCGGATCGCGGGATAGCCATTGTAGCCGACGATCTGGAGCGGGCCGCGGATCCATTCCACGTCGGCGAAGGCCTTCAGCGGCACCATGCCGCCGTGGACGTTACGGACATTGAGCGCGAGAATATCCTCAGTCTTCATCCGCGCGTCGTCATCGGCCATCAGCGTGACCCGTTGCATGCGCCCGGAATTCGGGAAATCGTTGATGTAGGCGGAGCCGAAATTGGCCGAGACCGCCGCGTTCACCTCCGAAAAGAGTACCCCGAAGGCGTTCGCCTTCTCGCGATCGACGACGAGCCGAACCTGCGCCGCCGCCGGAAGGCCGGTGACGCGCAGGCCGGTCACCACCGGACTCTCCGCAGCGGCGGCGAGAAGCTGGTCCTTGGCCGCGACAAGGGCGGACTGCCCGGCCCCGTTCCGGTCCTGCAGGCGAAAATCGAAGCCCGAGGTCGTGCCGAGTCCCTGGATGGACGGCGGCGACAGGGCGAAGGCCATGCCATCCTTGACTCCGAACAGTTTGCCGGTCGCGCGGCCGGCGATGGCAGCCGCGGCTTCGTTCGGCCCGCGCTCGGACCAGTCCTTCAGCGTCACGAACGCGAGCGCCGCGTTCTGGCCGGCGCCCGAAAAGCTGAAGCCGAGGATCGCGATGACCCGCTCGACTGCCGGTTCGGCTGCAAAGACGCCCTCGACCTTCTTGATGACCTCCAGCGTTCGGCTCGCGCTCGCTTCGGGCGGCGCCTGGATATCGACGAGGAGATAGCCCTGATCCTCGGCCGGGAGAAACGAGTCCGGGAGCAACGTCCAGCCATGCCCGAGCCCACCGACGAGGCCGAGATACACGATCATCATCAGCCCGGCCCGGCGTGCGGTAAGGCTGGTGAAGCGGCCGTAACCGCGCGTGAGGGAAGCGAGCCCCCGGTTGAACCAGCCGAACGGACCGCGCCGCGAAAGGCCGTGCCCCTTGGCGACCGGTTTCAGGATGCTGGCGGCGAGCGCCGGCGTGAATGTGAGGGCGAGGAAACCCGAAAAGAGGATCGACACCGCCATGGTCAGTGCGAACTGGCGATAGATCACGCCTACCGCGCCCGGAAAGAAGGCCATCGGAATGAAAACCGCAACGAGGACGAGCGTGATGCCGACAATGGCGCCCTGAATCTGCCCCATCGCCTTGATCGTCGCCTCTTTCGGCGGCAGGCCTTCCTCCGACATGATCCGCTCGACATTCTCGACCACGACGATCGCGTCGTCGACGAGGATGCCGATGGCGAGCACCGCAGCGAACATCGTCAGCACGTTGATCGAGAACCCGGCGACGAAAAGCACCGCCATCGCGCCGGAAAGCGCGATCGGAACCACCAGCGCCGGAATGACCGTGTAGCGAAGGCTCTGGAGAAAGACGAGCATCACCAGAAAGACGAGACCCATCGCTTCGAGCAGCGTATTCAGGACCTTCTGGATCGAAAGCTCGACGAAAGGCGAGGAATCGTACGGGATCTGGTAGCTGATCCCGTCCGGAAAGAACGCCTCGAGCTCCTCCAGCTTCGCGCGCACCGCCTGAGAGGCAGCGATGGCGTTGCCGGTGGGGGACAATTGTACGCCGACCGCCGCGGAGGGCTGGCCGTTCAGCCGTGAGGAGAAGTTGTAGCTTTCCGCCCCGATCTCGATCCGCGCGACATCACCGAGGCGCACCGTGGAGCCGTCGGTATTGGCGCGCAGGACGATGTTCTCGAATTCCTCGATTGTCGAAAGCTGGCCGTCGACCAGCACCGTGGCGGTAATTTCCTGACCTTCCGTGTTCGGCGGCGCGCCGATCTTGCCGGCCGCGACCTGCGCGTTCTGGGCGCGCACGGAGGCGATCACGTCCGCGGCGGTAATGTTGAGGCCGACCATCCGGTCCGGATAAAGCCAGATCCGGAGCGAGCGCTGGGATGAGAACACCCGGGCGCCGCCTATGCCCTCGATGCGCCTGATCTCGCCGACGACGTTGCGGGTCAGATAATCACCCAGCCCGACTGGAGTGACGGTGCCGTCATCTGAGGTCAGGCTGACCACCATCAGGAAGCCGGACGAAGCTTCGTCGACCTGGATACCCTGCCGTGTCACCGCTTCGGGCAGACGCGGCTCGACCCGCCGGATGCGGTTCTGAACCTCGACCGACGCCTGGTCGAGCGAGGTGCCCGGCGCGAAGGTGGCGTCGATGGAGACGCTGCCGGAGGCGTCGGAGGTCGATTCGAAATAAAGGAGGCCGTCGACGCCGTTCAGTTCCTCCTCGATCGGCTGGGTGACGCTCTGGTAGAGATCCTCCGGCGCTGCGCCGGGATAGCTGGTCTGGATCGAAACTTGCGGCGGCGCGACGGGAGGGTATTGCGAGATCGGAAGCTGCGGCAGCACCAGCCCCCCGGCGATCAGGATGAAGATCGCGATCACCCAGGCGAAAATCGGCCGGTCGATAAAGAAGCGGGACATGTCGGACCTCAGCCTTCGCGCTTGGCGGCCGCGGCGGCGCTTTCCAGCGCGTCGGCCCGCGTCCAAGGCTCGGGCGTGACAATGGCTCCGGGGCGGATCTTCTGGAAGCCCTCGACGATCACTTTATCGCCGGGCTCCAGCCCTTCCTCGATCACCCAGCGCTCGCCGATGACCCGGCCCGTGGACACGGCGCGGATCTCGACCCTGTTTTCCGCACCGACGATATAGAGTTGCGCCTGGCCGCCGGCGTCGCGTTGCACCGCCTGCTGCGGCACCGCGAGCGCGCCCTGCTCGACGCCCTGCTGGATGCGGACGCGGACATACATGCCGGGAAGAAGATCCCCCTCCGGGTTGGGGAACTCGCCACGGAGCGTGACCTGGCCGGTGGTCACATCCACCGTCGCCTCGGAAAAGAGGAGCTTGCCGGCATGAGCGTACTCGGTGTCGTCATCGAACATCAGGTGGACTGCGGCCGCGCCGTCCTCGTCGCGCTCCAGTCGTCCAGCCTCATACGCGCGGCGCAGCGCGAGAAGCGCGTTCGAAGGCTGTGTGAAATCGGCGTAGATCGGGTCAAGCTGCTGAATCGTCGCGAGGTTCTCGACATCCGTGGGCGAAACCAGCGCGCCTTCGGTGATCCGGGCGCGGCCGATCCTGCCGGCGATCGGCGCTCTGACCACGGTATGCTTCAGGTCGATCTGCGACGACGCCATCTCCGCTTCGGCCACCGCGACGCCGGCGTTCGCGCGGGCGAGACCGGCCACGGCGTCGTCATATTGTTGCGCGCTGACCACCTTGCGGGCGCGAAGCTCCACCTGCCGGTCGGCGAGTTGCTGGGCCGCGACACGCAACGACTCCGCCTGGGCGAGCACCGCTTTCGCGCGGTCGGCCCGCACCTGAAATGGTTCGGGGTCGATTCGGTAGAGCGGATCGCCGGCCTCCACCACCGTGCCCTGACGGAAGACCCGCTCGATGATGAGACCGGAAACCCGCGGCCTGACCTCGGCGATCCGTGTCGGCGCGATTCGGCCGGGCAGTTCGTTGACGACGGGCAGCGTCTCGGGTGTCGCCTCGACCACCGCGACCGCCTGCGGCGGCATCTGCGGCGGCGCCGAGGCGGCTTCATTCTTCCCCGACTCCTCGTCGCAGGCGGCGAGAAGGATGAGGACGCCGAGCGCGGCGAATGCGTGTTTCATACGGCGCATCGGGCGCCTCCTTCGGATTCGGATCTCGTCAGGCCCCGCCGGGCGAGTCGGGTGATGTCGTCCAGCGTCCGGCGGCGACGGTCGGGATCGAGTTGGAGAATTTCGAAGCGTTCGAGGCAGTGCAGCCCCTCGATGGCGAGAAAGGCGATAAAGGCGTCGTCGGACGTTGTCGAGGTTTGGAGGATCTCGTCCAGGACCCGCGCGTAATGGGCGCGAATCGGCGCTGCAAGTTCGTTGTTCTGCGCGATCGTCGCACTGAGCGAGAGAATGACCGCCCGGTCGTCTTCGCTCATCTCGCGCCGAGCGAGCGCGATACGGGTGCGGATTCCCGAATCGGGCGCGGCGTCAAGCGCGGCTCGGATCTCGTTCGCCGTGTTTTCCTCGGCCGCGATCCGGCGCTCGATCAGCGCCAGCAACAGCGCCTCCTTGTTCTTGCAATTGTAGAGCACCGTCGATTTGCTGACGCCCGCTTCCGCCGCGACGGCGTTGAGCGTCACGCGCGCGGCGCCGTCGCGGCGAACCACGGCCTCCGCCGCGTCGAGCAGCGCGTTTCGATCTATGGATCGTTTTCGTCCCATTGCAATTCACATATCCAACCGGGCGGTCGGATATGCTGCCGCGCGCAATCCGCGTCAAGCGCCGATTGCGGAGCCTTCGCCGGCTGTCACCCGATCGCCGGGGCCTCAACCCCCAGTCCGGCGGCGGCGGCGACGAGGCTGTTCCATATCTCCGCAGGCAACGGCACGCCGGAGAGGCTCCGCTCGGCGCGCGCCCGGCGTTCCGGGTCGCCCGGGATCATCACCGGCCGGCCCGGATCGGCCGCGCGCGCGCCGCGGACGAAATCGATGTATGAGGCGACCGCGCCGCCCCAGCCGAATCCGTCGTCGAGCCGCGCCGGATCGGCGTAGATCGACAACATGCCATTGTAAGGGCCTTCGCCCGGCCCCGTCGCGCCCGATCCGGTGAGCGCCCCGGCGAGAAGCTCGCAGGCGAGCGCGAGGCCGGAGCCCTTGTGATCGCCCATTGCGGTCAGCGCGCCCGATCCGGCGCGCGGGTCCGGCACCGCGCCCGGCGGCGTCTCGCCATAGAGCGCCCGGGCATCGTCGGTCGGGCGCCCCTCCGCGTCTATCAGGCTGCCGCGGGGCGGCGGCTTGCCGCCT encodes:
- a CDS encoding GntR family transcriptional regulator yields the protein MTLAQPLPRVSLHDQIVEHLREAIVAGELQPGEKLNEKALCARFAVSRTPLREAIKVLSNEGLVRLTPHYGASVAPLTLADLDEVFPIMGALEALAGELACARIEDEEIDAIARLHQEMLGHYEKRDLRPYFECNQKIHDAILVAARNPTLAATLRGLAGRVRRARYFANMSEERWAEAVEEHGRILETLRARDAGVLGPLLRAHLGAKLETVRVALRRSEQRASSKQAGAPVSGAAGS
- a CDS encoding multidrug efflux RND transporter permease subunit — protein: MSRFFIDRPIFAWVIAIFILIAGGLVLPQLPISQYPPVAPPQVSIQTSYPGAAPEDLYQSVTQPIEEELNGVDGLLYFESTSDASGSVSIDATFAPGTSLDQASVEVQNRIRRVEPRLPEAVTRQGIQVDEASSGFLMVVSLTSDDGTVTPVGLGDYLTRNVVGEIRRIEGIGGARVFSSQRSLRIWLYPDRMVGLNITAADVIASVRAQNAQVAAGKIGAPPNTEGQEITATVLVDGQLSTIEEFENIVLRANTDGSTVRLGDVARIEIGAESYNFSSRLNGQPSAAVGVQLSPTGNAIAASQAVRAKLEELEAFFPDGISYQIPYDSSPFVELSIQKVLNTLLEAMGLVFLVMLVFLQSLRYTVIPALVVPIALSGAMAVLFVAGFSINVLTMFAAVLAIGILVDDAIVVVENVERIMSEEGLPPKEATIKAMGQIQGAIVGITLVLVAVFIPMAFFPGAVGVIYRQFALTMAVSILFSGFLALTFTPALAASILKPVAKGHGLSRRGPFGWFNRGLASLTRGYGRFTSLTARRAGLMMIVYLGLVGGLGHGWTLLPDSFLPAEDQGYLLVDIQAPPEASASRTLEVIKKVEGVFAAEPAVERVIAILGFSFSGAGQNAALAFVTLKDWSERGPNEAAAAIAGRATGKLFGVKDGMAFALSPPSIQGLGTTSGFDFRLQDRNGAGQSALVAAKDQLLAAAAESPVVTGLRVTGLPAAAQVRLVVDREKANAFGVLFSEVNAAVSANFGSAYINDFPNSGRMQRVTLMADDDARMKTEDILALNVRNVHGGMVPLKAFADVEWIRGPLQIVGYNGYPAIRISGAAAPGYASGDAIAEMERLMEALPPGFGYEWTGQSLQEIQSGTQAPYLIGLSVVFIFLLLAALYESWAIPLSVMLVVPLGAIGAVLAVISQDMANDVYFKVGLIAIIGLSAKNAILIIEFAKDEYAQGESLMEAALGAAKLRFRPILMTSLAFSLGVTPLALATGASSASQNAIGVAVLGGMISATLFALIFVPAFFVFVMRRFARKRPRSHSDAGPSLPTEVNADH
- a CDS encoding efflux RND transporter periplasmic adaptor subunit; translated protein: MRRMKHAFAALGVLILLAACDEESGKNEAASAPPQMPPQAVAVVEATPETLPVVNELPGRIAPTRIAEVRPRVSGLIIERVFRQGTVVEAGDPLYRIDPEPFQVRADRAKAVLAQAESLRVAAQQLADRQVELRARKVVSAQQYDDAVAGLARANAGVAVAEAEMASSQIDLKHTVVRAPIAGRIGRARITEGALVSPTDVENLATIQQLDPIYADFTQPSNALLALRRAYEAGRLERDEDGAAAVHLMFDDDTEYAHAGKLLFSEATVDVTTGQVTLRGEFPNPEGDLLPGMYVRVRIQQGVEQGALAVPQQAVQRDAGGQAQLYIVGAENRVEIRAVSTGRVIGERWVIEEGLEPGDKVIVEGFQKIRPGAIVTPEPWTRADALESAAAAAKREG
- a CDS encoding TetR/AcrR family transcriptional regulator translates to MGRKRSIDRNALLDAAEAVVRRDGAARVTLNAVAAEAGVSKSTVLYNCKNKEALLLALIERRIAAEENTANEIRAALDAAPDSGIRTRIALARREMSEDDRAVILSLSATIAQNNELAAPIRAHYARVLDEILQTSTTSDDAFIAFLAIEGLHCLERFEILQLDPDRRRRTLDDITRLARRGLTRSESEGGARCAV